From the genome of Argentina anserina chromosome 4, drPotAnse1.1, whole genome shotgun sequence, one region includes:
- the LOC126789949 gene encoding uncharacterized protein LOC126789949 isoform X3 yields the protein MGRFNLIELDSTMAFPFACQMKMSLFELDKIMDDMDIDDMVIPDTPPPERLAARHGVCRDSVGRVCNSPLANKLINSDFADEKSGNGSGVKERFIYENDHSKRVVIRPPRSSSLAIDNGSSGANSYASQNAHLYRTPAVGRNSSCETKHSSGTENFDRGKSLSIKTLSKSAFPENTEVLDLPEHNSHSQLHRKVFPYGKLEDVAQGTRNQQIMSVGSSADCSTNYSERSRNASKAKEKIDGSTFDGVGLASPMGKRVDLPTELQHKAEHQKPMTLHSFTLPRVSGQKRLVRNGCISPHNIATRSKQLGIENTTSSKHNEHSNDVDAVSSGSPYVIDASDVATEDKKRERAKGKGVMVQPSIPKENNSRVVDTSTSLLNDDIEANRTRHVGRDGCSEGIGGWRSTRNRLRTMDPLISDSTEYLPRTYLGAGNFVNQHGSRVKREDTWKEGNYINFSNDLSLNQTASTVVSEPGQMAGQRREGKRAIRREKKRGSSMGHHGEGSTLDIGDSDIMFLGSSETSESLNSSRIRRPQSQGMLRPVIEVDELSPVTGLSDPQGLNSMNDDLEAKARQLEADEMLARELQEQLYHETPAFGGSEQIDEHLAWALQREENVLNTSSSGRHNIPHSRGFTTLNSHRQPQSQSSQNPSARRGAQARVPSSSTMTQLRNRLRNQSTRGPNRRRNVRVPFPSDMDLDMRLNILEALETAVGDVRDVALNNHMFQLQRDFNANDYEMLLALDENNHQLGGATSNQINNLPQSTVQTDAFEEACAICLETPALGETVRHLPCLHRFHKDCIDPWLNRKTSCPVCKCSIS from the exons ATGGGCCGATTTAATTTGATCGAACTAGATTCAACAATGGCCTTTCCCTTTGCTTGCCAAATGAAGATGAGCCTTTTCGAACTCGACAAG ATTATGGAcgacatggacattgatgacATGGTTATACCTGACACACCCCCTCCTGAAAGATTAGCTGCCAGACATGGTGTTTGCAGGGACTCTGTCGGTAGAGTTTGTAATTCGCCATTAGCTAACAAGTTGATTAATTCAGACTTTGCTGATGAGAAATCTGGGAATGGATCAGGGGTCAAGGAGAGATTCATCTATGAAAATGATCACAGTAAAAGAGTTGTTATTCGCCCTCCAAGAAGTTCTAGTCTTGCGATTGATAATGGCTCTTCTGGAGCCAATTCATATGCTTCCCAGAATGCTCACCTCTATAGGACACCAGCTGTGGGCAGAAACTCTAGTTGTGAGACCAAACATTCTTCTGGGACTGAAAATTTTGACAGAGGGAAGTCCTTAAGCATTAAGACATTGTCTAAATCTGCTTTCCCAGAAAATACTGAAGTTCTTGATCTACCTGAACATAATAGTCACTCCCAGTTACACAGAAAAGTATTTCCATATGGAAAACTAGAAGATGTTGCTCAAGGCACAAGAAATCAGCAGATCATGTCAGTTGGCAGTTCTGCAGATTGCTCTACAAATTATTCGGAGAGATCCAGAAATGCAAGCAAAGCTAAGGAAAAAATAGATGGCAGTACATTTGATGGTGTGGGATTAGCTTCACCTATGGGAAAAAGGGTTGATCTGCCTACTGAGCTTCAACATAAAGCAGAGCATCAAAAACCTATGACGCTTCATTCTTTTACTCTGCCAAGAGTCAGTGGCCAGAAAAGGTTGGTAAGGAATGGTTGTATTTCCCCACATAACATAGCAACGAGGTCTAAACAATTAGGGATAGAGAACACTACAAGTTCCAAGCATAATGAACACAGTAATGATGTTGATGCGGTTTCCAGTGGTTCACCATATGTCATAGATGCAAGTGATGTCGCCACTGAAGACAAAAAGAGGGAAAGAGCAAAAGGGAAAGGTGTAATGGTTCAACCTTCTATACCGAAGGAGAATAATTCAAGAGTTGTTGATACATCAACCAG TCTTCTGAATGATGATATCGAAGCTAACAGAACCAGACATGTTGGCAGAGATGGATGCTCTGAAGGAATAGGTGGCTGGAGAAGTACTCGTAATCGGTTAAGGACAATGGATCCTCTTATATCTGATTCTACTGAGTATCTTCCCAGAACATATCTTGGTGCTGGAAATTTTGTAAATCAACATGGAAGCAGAGTAAAGAGGGAGGATACTTGGAAGGAAGGGAACTATATAAACTTTTCAAACGATCTGAGTTTAAATCAAACAGCTTCAACAGTTGTATCTGAGCCAGGTCAGATGGCTGGACAACGTCGTGAAGGAAAGAGAGCCATTAGAAGGGAGAAGAAACGGGGATCAAGTATGGGTCATCATGGTGAAGGCTCTACATTGGATATTGGTGACTCTGACATTATGTTTCTTGGTTCATCTGAGACATCTGAAAGTTTAAATTCATCCAGGATTCGCAGACCTCAGTCTCAGGGAATGTTGAGGCCAGTTATTGAAGTTGATGAGTTGTCACCTGTCACAGGTCTCTCTGACCCTCAAGGTCTCAATTCCATGAATGATGATTTGGaggccaaggcaaggcaactAGAAGCCGATGAGATGTTGGCACGTGAACTGCAGGAGCAATTGTATCATGAGACACCTGCTTTTGGTGGCAGCGAG CAGATTGATGAACATCTAGCTTGGGCACTGCAGCGGGAGGAGAATGTTTTAAACACTTCATCTAGTGGAAGACATAATATACCTCATAGT AGAGGCTTCACGACATTGAATTCTCATAGACAGCCTCAGTCACAGTCTTCTCAAAATCCATCAGCTAGAAGAGGAGCCCAGGCTCGAGTTCCCAGCTCTTCTACAATGACACAGTTAAGGAACCGCCTTCGAAACCAGTCTACTAGAGGACCGAATAGAAGAAGGAACGTGCGAGTTCCTTTTCCTTCTGACATGGATCTAGATATG AGACTTAATATACTTGAAGCTTTAGAGACTGCTGTTGGGGATGTTAGAGATGTGGCATTGAATAATCATATGTTTCAACTGCAGCGGGATTTCAATGC CAATGATTATGAGATGTTATTGGCGCTTGATGAGAACAATCATCAACTTGGTGGTGCAACATCTaatcaaattaataatttGCCTCAGTCTACAGTACAG ACTGATGCTTTTGAGGAAGCTTGTGCAATCTGTCTTGAAACACCAGCACTCGGAGAAACAGTCCGTCATCTTCCTTGCCTGCACAGATTTCACAAAGAT TGCATCGATCCATGGCTCAACAGAAAAACTTCGTGCCCAGTCTGCAAGTGTTCGATCAGTTAG